In Eretmochelys imbricata isolate rEreImb1 chromosome 4, rEreImb1.hap1, whole genome shotgun sequence, a single window of DNA contains:
- the SPINK2 gene encoding serine protease inhibitor Kazal-type 2 — MGVRCRVGRATALLLLCGALAGILLPPPARAAAAAWPKCYLYGLPGCPKNFNPVCGTDGHTYPNECALCLSNRENRRDVKIRWKGYC; from the exons ATGGGGGTGCGGTGTCGCGTCGGGCGCGCGAccgctctgctgctgctgtgcggGGCGCTGGCAG GGATTCTCCTGCCGCCGCCCGCgcgggccgccgccgccgcctgg CCAAAATGCTACTTGTATGGTTTGCCTGGATGTCCAAAGAACTTTAACCCAGTTTGTGGGACTGATGGGCACACTTATCCAAATGAGTGTGCACTTTGCCTTTCAAACAG GGAAAATAGGAGGGATGTCAAAATTCGCTGGAAGGGATACTGCTAA